Below is a genomic region from Shimia isoporae.
TCCTGGGCCATCGCCGGATCGACCGCAAAGCCGATGAACAGAATGGAGGCGACGGCCAGTAAGGCCGCCCGTCTCATTCGAGACCGTTCTGCATATCGGCGAGTTCAGTCAGGCGCACGGCCATCTGGCCTTCTTGCGAGCCTTCGATCTCTTCCAGCTGACCGCGCGCGATCAACTTGTCACCGATGAACAGTTCGACGGGATCATCCACCCGACGATCCAGTTGCAGAACGGAGTTTTCTCCGAGCTTCAAAAGATCAGAAATCGCAGGGCGGGCTTTGCCCACGGAGATGGTGATTTCCACCGGTACCGAAGTGAAAGGGTTGTTTGCTTCGGGTTTCATTACGTCAGCCATTCTGGGCCTCCTTGCGGGTTTCATGCGTGAACGCTGCAAAGGCCTGTTCGACGGCGCCAAGCACCTCCGACAGGTCAATCTCACGCTCACGCGAATCGAATTCAAATTGCGCCTGACCAGAGGCCAGGGTGGGGTCGGATTTAAGCACGACTGGAAACTGCAGATCCTCTGGGATCATGGCTGCAACCGTGTCGTGATCGTCTTGAGAAGTGACCAGGCACACCTGGGTGCCACCATGGGTGTCGATGATGCGGCGAAGCTCTTCGACAACCACGGCGCCTACAGATTTGCGGGCGATTTCCGGCAGGACCGTCATGATGGCTTTTTCCACCATCGGAGCGATATCGCCCAGCACCGCCTCGTGAGCTTCGTGATAGGTGAAGGACAGATCCTGCAAATTGGCAGCAAGGGAATCACTGACGGCCTTTTGGCCATCTTCCCGGGCCTTGGTTGCGTCGTCCCAACCAGCCTTATAGCCGGTTTCGTAGCTGTCTAGCAGCGCCTCTTCACTGACCGGTTCTGCGGTCTGGGCGGCGCTGCTGGCCTCTACGCTGTTGCCAAAATCTTCGAGCAGGTGGGAAATTGTCATGAGGATTTCTCCTGACGCCCGTCCTCAAGCCAACTGCGCAGAATTTCGACGGTTTCTTCCTGACGGTCGCTGATCAGGGACCGCAGGCGTTCCACTGCATCTCCGTCGCCACCGACATCACCACCCATCGGGGCCGGCAGACCACCCATATCGCCTCCGAGTTCGCCGCCGAGGTTCGGAAGTGCAGGGAAGTCCCCGCCCATGTCTCCACCAAGATCGCCTCCGAATGTCGGGAGCGGGCCAAAATCGGAATCATTGTCCAGAGGCGGCAACATAGGAGCTGCGCTGCCGTCCAGAGCCGGACCTGCCCCTCCACCTTGAGAGGCGAGTAGCGGACGCACGACGAACATGCCCAGTCCCAGCGCGACCATGGCGAGAATCACCATCTGAACAATCGACATTACATCCAGGTTCAAGTCACCCAACATAGAGCTTTCCGCGGCGGTACCCATCGGGGTCGCTGGCAGGAAGTTCATGGATTTCAGAGTGATAACGTCACCGCGCTGTTGATCAAAACCAACGGCTGACGCGACCAGTTCACGCATGTTTTCCAGTTCGGCATCCGAACGCGGCACGATGATTTCATTGCCGTTTTCGTCAAGCCCGGTGGTGCCGTTGAGCAAAACAGCAACGCTGACCCGCTTGATGCTTCCAGGTTCACGCAGAATCTCACGCTGGGTTTCGGAAACCTCATAATTCACACGCTCGCGGGTTTCACGGTTCTGATTGCTTGAACCGGATGTTTCGTTCGCGTCGCCGTCCGGCAGGTTTGAGGCCACAGTCACCTGACCTTCCGAGTTCTGGGAATCGGTGCTGCGCTCTTCTGTTTCGGTCGAGATCGCTACACGGCTGTTCGGATCAAACGTACGCTCGACTATGGATTCGGTTTCGGTGACCGTATCAATGGTCACTTCGACAACAGCGTTGCCAGTGCCGACACGGGCTTCGAGAAGGCGCTGAACAGATGCGCGCATCAACTCGGCGCGATCTTCGCCGGCCTTGTCCTTGCGTTCTTCGGTCGCACCAATCAGGCCTCCGTTGCCGTCAATGATGGACACATCTTCCGGCGAAAGGCCGGCAACTGCCGAAGCAACAAGGAATCGCAGCGCTTGAGCGTGCTTTTGCGGAAGTGTGCCGGAGGTCGGGGTGACGGTTACGCTGGCTGTAGATTTGATCGTGCGTTGGAACGGGTTGGACCCGGCATTGGCAATATGTACACGCGCGTGGCTGATCAGCGGGCTGCCAACAATGGTGCGCGCCAGTTCGCCTTCCTTGGCGCGCCAATAGGCGGCATCAAACATTTGCGAGGTTGTGCCGAATCCCGAAAGAGAATCGAGCAGCTCGTACCCCTGAGTCGTGTTGGCCGGCAAACCCTCGCTTGCAAGCGTCATTCGCAGCTCGTCACGTTGTGTCCCGGACACGTAAATTGAACCGCCACGCACTTCGTAAGAGATGCCGCGTTGCTCCAGAGAGCGCACAACATCACCAGCGGCACCGCTTTCCAAGCCACTGTAAAGAAGAGACATTCTTGGCTGCGTCGCGATTTTCGCGAGCATTAGTACGGCCGCAAAGACGGCCACAGTCGCACCAACAATGATGATCTTGCGGCGCATGTCGAAACCCGACCAGGTGCTGAGTATCTGTTTCACGTTCAACCTCCGAAAAGCCGGACTTTCTATCCGGCCGGCAAAGAGGCTTTTCCCGCATCTGACTTAACAATCGGTTAGTGACTGTGTGGTTAGACATGCTGGAACGAAGAATTTGGATTCCTGCTATGACCGACACAAACGTCGAGACAGAAGAGACGCCCAAAAAGGCGTCGAAACTCCCGCTGATCATTGGATTGGCGCTGGCCCTTATCGGGGGCGGTGGCGGATTCTATGCCGTCTATTCCGGTATGCTGTTCGGCAGCGAGCCGGCGGCAGCCGAAGCCACTGCAGAATCAGAAAATGCTCCAGATGCACTGCCTGACGTCGGGTACGTCGCACTGAGTCCTTTTATTGTATCGCTGACCTCGGACGGGCCAGCGAGCCTGCTCCGCTTTGCGGCGCAGCTTGAGGTGCCCAAAGAGCATCTCGAAGAAGTTGAACGTGTGAAACCGCGAATTGTTGATGTGCTGAACGGCTACTTGCGTGCCCTCAGTGCCGAAGACATCGAATCGCCGGACGCGCTTGTTCAATTGCGGGCGCAAATGTTGCGCCGGGTACAAATTGTGACCGGATCAGAGCGGGTGCTCGATCTTTTGGTCATGGAATTCGTGCTGAGCTGATCGGGAGAAACCCAGATGACAATGATCGCAGATATCCTGTTGGTAGCCGGCGCGCTTGGCGCGAGCGTCTACTGTTATGTGCTGGCCAGAAGACTTGCAAAGTTCAACGACCTCGAAGCTGGCGTCGGTGGCGCCGTGGCGGTTCTGTCCACCCAGGTGGACGAGCTGACCCGCTCCTTGAAAGCCGCGCAAGCTACGGCCGGCACGTCGACCAAAAAACTGGAAGACCTGACAAAACGCGCCGAGACCGCGTCAAAGCGGATGGAGCTTTTGCTGGCATCCATGCACGACCTGCCTGATCCCGAAGACCTCAAGGCCTTCAAGGAGGCGCAAAGCACAACGCGATTCGTCCGCCACTCTGACGAAGAAATCGGCACCCCGTCAGACTCATTCGAAGAGGGCGGTGCTTTTGCATCCAGCAAGCCTGAAGAGGATGTCCAGGGCGATGTGGCCGAAGAGAAAAAACAGAAACAGAAGCGCAACAAAAAGAAACGTCGCAACAGAAAGGCCGCAAAGGTCGAAGACGTAACGACTGAAGACGCGCCCGAGATTTCATTCAGACGCGCTGGTTAATCCCGCGTGACGGAACAAAGGAGACAGCACATGTCCAAGAAAGACGCTGTCAAAGAAAAGCAGGCAAAGGCCCCGAAGGCCGCCCGCAAAAAGGCAACGAGGAACGCACGTCCGCCGCGCGGAAGCCTGTTTCTGATTTCCACCTTCTTGGTGGCATCTGCCGTGTTGCGTGTCGGAATCGGTGCCAGCGAAGCGATTGCCCGTGAGGAAGGTCCTCTGGACTCACCGATGGCGGCTATGTCTGCACCGCAAACCTGCGAACAGCCCGAGGACATGCGCGCCCTGATGGCAGCGTTTGACGAGCGTGAAAAGCGTATCGCCAAGAAAGAAGAAGAAATTCGCAACCGGATGCAGGCGCTGTCTGTTGCCGATGCCGAAGTCAGCCGCAAACTTGCGGCTCTGGAAGAGGCAGAAGGCAAGTTGCGCAGTGTGATCGCTATGGCGGAAACCGCTGCAGACGATGATGTGAGCCGTTTGACCCGTGTCTACGAAACAATGAAGCCCAAGAACGTGGCAGCGTTGTTCGAAGAAATGGACCCGGAATTCGCTGCGGGCTTTATCGCGCGCATGAACCCAGACAGCGCAGCAGGAGTTATGGCCGGGCTTAGCCCGCACGCGGCCTACTCGATCAGCGTTGTTTTGGCAGGTCGTAACGCAAACGTCCCCACAGAATGAATAATTCTTAACCACTGTGTGGTTTGAGAAGGACAAGAAACGGACAGGAGACCGAGCAGGTGCTGGGAATCGTAGGCATTATCACTGTGTTCGCCATGATCATTGGCGGCTACCTGCTATCGGGCGGGGATCTGAAGATCGTTCTCAAGGCATTGCCTTTTGAGATGATGATCATCGGCGGGGCTGGCGTAGGTGCCTTCCTGCTGTCCAACGAGATTGCTGGCGTCAAGCACACGATCAAGGACTTGGGGCGCATCTTCAAAGGTCCGCACTGGAAAGAATCGGACTATCAGGACCTGATGTGCCTGATGTTCGAGTTGATCAAGCTCGCACGGAAAAACCCGGTCGCAATCGAAGAACATATCGAAGCACCGGACGAATCGACGATCTTCACTCGGTACCCGAAAATTCTGGCGGACAAAGAGGCTATTGCCCTCATCGCGGACACCATGCGCTCTGCCTCCATGAACTATGACGACCCGCACCAGGTCGAAGAGGTTCTGGAGAAGCGGATCGAGGCCCACATCCAGGAAATGGAACATTCCGCCCACGCCCTTCAGACAATGGCAGACGGTCTTCCGGCACTCGGTATTGTGGCTGCGGTTCTGGGCGTGATCAAAACGATGGGCTCTATCGACCAGCCCCCCGAAATTTTGGGTAAGATGATCGGCAGTGCGCTTGTGGGGACTTTCCTAGGGGTTCTGCTGGCTTACGGTCTGGTTGGCCCATTCGCGGCCAAGATCAAGGTGACCATCGAAGAAGATGCGCATTTCTATCGTCTGATCCGCGAAGTTCTGGTCGCCAATCTTCATCAACACTCGCCCAACATCTGCATAGAAGTCGGGCGCCAGAACACACCGGCCCACCACCGGCCCCGTTTCAGCGAGCTTGAAGAGGCCATCAAAGCCTTGAAGAAGGAGGCCGCATGACCCGTCATTTTCTGGCTGTCTCGTTTATGGCACTCGCGGCGTCCGCTTCGGCGGACACCGTGTCGTTTCAATCCGGCGAACACAGCGATTTCACCCGACTGGTTGCAACCTTACCTTCGGCGGACACACAATGGCGCCTGTCCGGGAACGGACGCACCTATACGATCAAGGTCGACGGCAGCGACATCGACTTTGTCACTGACACGATTTTCACCCGCATTCCCCGTACGCGTTTGCAAAATGTGGTGACCGATCCCGAAGCAGGCGAAGTCAAACTGCACCTCGCTTGTGACTGCGAAGTCAAAGGGTCGTGGTTCAACGACCGGCACGTGATTTTTGATATCCGCGCCAAAGAAACCGCTCAGGATTCGACGATTCCGCGCAACTTTGCCCTGCATCTGCGTGACATCGACATGGGCGAACCGTTTGC
It encodes:
- the motA gene encoding flagellar motor stator protein MotA; amino-acid sequence: MLGIVGIITVFAMIIGGYLLSGGDLKIVLKALPFEMMIIGGAGVGAFLLSNEIAGVKHTIKDLGRIFKGPHWKESDYQDLMCLMFELIKLARKNPVAIEEHIEAPDESTIFTRYPKILADKEAIALIADTMRSASMNYDDPHQVEEVLEKRIEAHIQEMEHSAHALQTMADGLPALGIVAAVLGVIKTMGSIDQPPEILGKMIGSALVGTFLGVLLAYGLVGPFAAKIKVTIEEDAHFYRLIREVLVANLHQHSPNICIEVGRQNTPAHHRPRFSELEEAIKALKKEAA
- a CDS encoding MotE family protein yields the protein MSKKDAVKEKQAKAPKAARKKATRNARPPRGSLFLISTFLVASAVLRVGIGASEAIAREEGPLDSPMAAMSAPQTCEQPEDMRALMAAFDEREKRIAKKEEEIRNRMQALSVADAEVSRKLAALEEAEGKLRSVIAMAETAADDDVSRLTRVYETMKPKNVAALFEEMDPEFAAGFIARMNPDSAAGVMAGLSPHAAYSISVVLAGRNANVPTE
- the fliF gene encoding flagellar basal-body MS-ring/collar protein FliF; protein product: MKQILSTWSGFDMRRKIIIVGATVAVFAAVLMLAKIATQPRMSLLYSGLESGAAGDVVRSLEQRGISYEVRGGSIYVSGTQRDELRMTLASEGLPANTTQGYELLDSLSGFGTTSQMFDAAYWRAKEGELARTIVGSPLISHARVHIANAGSNPFQRTIKSTASVTVTPTSGTLPQKHAQALRFLVASAVAGLSPEDVSIIDGNGGLIGATEERKDKAGEDRAELMRASVQRLLEARVGTGNAVVEVTIDTVTETESIVERTFDPNSRVAISTETEERSTDSQNSEGQVTVASNLPDGDANETSGSSNQNRETRERVNYEVSETQREILREPGSIKRVSVAVLLNGTTGLDENGNEIIVPRSDAELENMRELVASAVGFDQQRGDVITLKSMNFLPATPMGTAAESSMLGDLNLDVMSIVQMVILAMVALGLGMFVVRPLLASQGGGAGPALDGSAAPMLPPLDNDSDFGPLPTFGGDLGGDMGGDFPALPNLGGELGGDMGGLPAPMGGDVGGDGDAVERLRSLISDRQEETVEILRSWLEDGRQEKSS
- a CDS encoding ABC transporter ATP-binding protein codes for the protein MTISHLLEDFGNSVEASSAAQTAEPVSEEALLDSYETGYKAGWDDATKAREDGQKAVSDSLAANLQDLSFTYHEAHEAVLGDIAPMVEKAIMTVLPEIARKSVGAVVVEELRRIIDTHGGTQVCLVTSQDDHDTVAAMIPEDLQFPVVLKSDPTLASGQAQFEFDSREREIDLSEVLGAVEQAFAAFTHETRKEAQNG
- a CDS encoding FliM/FliN family flagellar motor switch protein is translated as MADVMKPEANNPFTSVPVEITISVGKARPAISDLLKLGENSVLQLDRRVDDPVELFIGDKLIARGQLEEIEGSQEGQMAVRLTELADMQNGLE
- a CDS encoding flagellar basal body-associated FliL family protein produces the protein MTDTNVETEETPKKASKLPLIIGLALALIGGGGGFYAVYSGMLFGSEPAAAEATAESENAPDALPDVGYVALSPFIVSLTSDGPASLLRFAAQLEVPKEHLEEVERVKPRIVDVLNGYLRALSAEDIESPDALVQLRAQMLRRVQIVTGSERVLDLLVMEFVLS